One stretch of Paenibacillus sp. FSL R5-0341 DNA includes these proteins:
- a CDS encoding UDP-glucose--hexose-1-phosphate uridylyltransferase: MSQTHIAAGATERTPEQQEALHAIERLVAFALQKQLIEEADWDYSRNLLLEQFGFSEPYAGELDTTVPDGPQAMLDTLIDYGFTIGLIPENSDTFRDLLDAKIMGHLMARPSEVVRAFRHTEQTEGIEAATSQFYDLSINSNYIRMDRIAKNVYWTQDTAYGDMEITINLSKPEKSPKEIAMAKLLPPPVYPKCQLCRENVGYAGRVNHPARQNLRVIPLELNSEPWLFQYSPYVYYNEHCIIFHHDHVPMKLTKDTLRRLLAFVGEYPHYFIGSNADLPIVGGSILTHDHFQGGRHTFAIQNAQPEAVFRHADAPGLTLSLVKWPMSVMRLASHDPAELLEAGNAVYEAWKVYSDSAVDIEAFSEVDGEQVPHNTVTPIVRRSADGGYEMDLVLRNNRTNDVHPEGIFHPHREMHHLKKENIGLIEVMGLAILPGRLKEELDSIADILAGDAKLAEAAKASDHVLNKHLGWAEELIERFGPNLDKEQAVAIVQQEVGLKFAEILEHAGVYKYDEAGRQAFRRFVSSMGYTE; this comes from the coding sequence ATGTCACAGACTCATATTGCAGCAGGTGCCACAGAGCGGACACCGGAGCAGCAGGAAGCACTGCATGCCATTGAACGTCTGGTTGCATTTGCCTTGCAGAAACAATTAATTGAGGAAGCGGATTGGGATTATAGCCGCAACCTTTTGCTGGAACAATTCGGATTCTCAGAGCCTTATGCCGGAGAACTGGATACGACAGTGCCCGATGGCCCACAGGCGATGCTGGATACGTTGATTGATTATGGATTCACCATTGGACTTATTCCTGAAAATAGCGATACGTTCCGTGATTTGCTGGATGCTAAAATCATGGGTCATTTGATGGCACGCCCATCCGAAGTGGTTCGCGCATTCCGCCACACGGAGCAGACGGAAGGCATTGAGGCGGCCACATCTCAATTCTATGACTTGTCGATTAACTCCAACTACATTCGGATGGATCGGATCGCGAAGAACGTCTACTGGACACAGGACACCGCCTATGGAGACATGGAGATTACCATCAACCTGTCAAAACCGGAGAAAAGTCCAAAAGAAATTGCCATGGCGAAATTGCTTCCGCCACCGGTATATCCAAAATGCCAGCTGTGTCGTGAAAATGTAGGTTACGCTGGTCGGGTGAATCACCCGGCCCGCCAGAATCTGAGAGTCATTCCGCTGGAGCTTAACAGCGAGCCTTGGTTGTTCCAATACTCGCCGTATGTGTACTACAACGAGCACTGCATCATTTTCCATCATGATCATGTGCCGATGAAACTGACAAAGGATACCTTGCGCAGGCTGCTTGCCTTTGTTGGAGAGTACCCGCATTACTTTATCGGATCTAACGCAGATCTGCCGATTGTTGGTGGATCGATTCTGACACATGACCATTTCCAAGGTGGTCGTCATACGTTCGCCATTCAAAATGCACAGCCTGAAGCGGTCTTCCGCCATGCGGATGCACCCGGACTTACACTGAGTCTTGTAAAATGGCCAATGTCCGTGATGCGTCTGGCTTCACACGATCCTGCAGAGCTGCTTGAAGCGGGTAACGCTGTATATGAAGCTTGGAAGGTCTACAGTGATTCAGCTGTGGATATCGAAGCGTTCAGTGAAGTGGACGGGGAGCAAGTACCACACAATACGGTAACACCAATCGTTCGTCGTAGTGCAGACGGTGGCTACGAGATGGATCTCGTATTGCGTAACAATCGTACGAATGATGTGCATCCTGAAGGCATCTTCCATCCGCACCGTGAAATGCACCATCTGAAGAAAGAAAACATTGGTCTGATCGAAGTGATGGGGCTTGCAATCCTGCCAGGTCGTTTGAAAGAAGAGCTGGACAGTATCGCGGATATCCTCGCTGGCGATGCCAAGCTTGCTGAAGCAGCGAAAGCTTCTGATCATGTGTTGAACAAGCATCTGGGCTGGGCGGAAGAATTGATTGAACGGTTTGGTCCTAACTTGGACAAAGAACAAGCCGTTGCCATTGTACAGCAAGAAGTCGGCTTGAAATTTGCCGAGATTCTGGAGCATGCAGGTGTCTACAAATATGATGAAGCAGGACGCCAGGCTTTCCGTCGCTTTGTAAGCAGCATGGGATACACTGAATAA
- a CDS encoding NAD-dependent protein deacylase, with amino-acid sequence MNATEQLATWIQESSRIVFFGGAGTSTESGIPDFRSAAGLYQTEQHSPYPPEELLSRHFFDQHADIFYDFYRGKMLHPDAEPNGCHRLLARLEQEGKLQAVITQNIDGLHQKAGSSNVFELHGSVHRNACMDCKQFYTLNDIIQSQDTVPRCTACGGVIKPDVVLYEEELDQTTLYRSIDALSSADLLLVGGTSLTVYPAAQLITYFQGKHTVLLNATPTAYDRRADLLITEPIGEVMNNVDQLLG; translated from the coding sequence ATGAACGCAACAGAACAACTGGCTACCTGGATTCAGGAAAGCTCCCGTATTGTTTTTTTCGGAGGGGCCGGGACTTCAACAGAAAGCGGGATTCCCGACTTCCGCTCGGCTGCGGGTCTGTATCAGACGGAGCAGCATTCACCTTATCCACCGGAAGAGTTGTTAAGCCGACACTTTTTTGATCAACATGCCGATATTTTTTATGATTTTTATCGTGGCAAAATGCTTCATCCAGATGCGGAACCGAATGGGTGTCATCGACTGTTGGCCCGTCTGGAGCAGGAGGGGAAACTTCAGGCAGTCATCACGCAAAATATTGATGGACTGCATCAGAAGGCAGGCAGCAGTAATGTCTTTGAGCTTCACGGCTCAGTTCATCGTAACGCCTGCATGGATTGCAAACAGTTTTATACGCTGAATGATATTATACAGTCCCAAGATACCGTACCTCGCTGTACCGCATGTGGTGGTGTGATCAAGCCGGATGTGGTGCTGTACGAAGAGGAGCTGGATCAGACGACATTGTATCGTTCCATTGATGCGCTGTCTTCTGCAGATCTATTACTCGTGGGAGGCACGTCACTGACGGTATATCCAGCGGCCCAGTTAATTACGTATTTTCAGGGAAAACATACCGTTCTTCTTAACGCCACACCTACCGCTTACGACCGCCGGGCTGATTTGCTGATTACAGAGCCAATTGGTGAGGTAATGAATAATGTGGACCAGCTTCTTGGTTAA
- the mgrA gene encoding L-glyceraldehyde 3-phosphate reductase, whose product MVYVASDTRYETMKYNRVGRSGLKLPAISLGLWHNFGGINNAENGRNMITRSFDLGITHFDLANNYGPPAGSAEQLFGQVLAQDLKPYRDELVISTKAGYYMWPGPYGEWGSRKNLVSSLNQSLKRMGLDYVDIFYSHRYDPETPLEETMMALDHIVRSGKALYVGISNYPAEQTRQAAEILKGLGTPLLIHQPKYSLLERWIEDGLQDVLDEYGTGSIAFCPLAQGVLTNKYLNGIPEDSRAKGPSVFLNENNISPETLRKVRALNQIAAARGQSLAQFALSWVLRNGRVTSALIGASRPSQIEENVAALSQLDFSTEELERIESILSPEPDDK is encoded by the coding sequence ATGGTCTACGTAGCAAGCGATACTCGCTATGAAACGATGAAATATAACCGCGTTGGGCGTTCAGGTTTGAAATTGCCAGCGATTTCACTGGGGCTGTGGCATAATTTTGGCGGTATTAACAATGCCGAGAACGGCCGTAATATGATTACCCGTTCATTTGATCTGGGCATTACACATTTTGACCTTGCCAACAACTATGGCCCACCGGCAGGTTCGGCAGAGCAGCTATTTGGACAAGTACTGGCTCAGGATCTGAAACCTTATCGTGATGAACTTGTGATCTCCACCAAAGCGGGATATTATATGTGGCCCGGGCCTTATGGCGAGTGGGGTTCACGTAAAAATCTGGTATCCAGTCTGAATCAAAGCTTGAAGCGTATGGGCCTGGACTATGTAGACATTTTCTATTCACATCGGTATGATCCCGAAACGCCTTTGGAAGAAACGATGATGGCACTGGATCATATTGTTCGCTCGGGCAAAGCCCTCTATGTAGGAATCTCCAACTATCCCGCAGAGCAGACAAGACAGGCCGCCGAAATTCTGAAAGGTCTGGGTACGCCATTGTTAATTCACCAACCGAAATACTCGCTGCTGGAGCGCTGGATTGAAGATGGTTTACAGGATGTGCTGGATGAGTACGGAACAGGCAGTATTGCGTTCTGTCCATTGGCACAAGGTGTGCTCACAAACAAATACTTGAATGGTATTCCGGAAGACTCACGTGCCAAAGGTCCGTCGGTATTCCTGAATGAAAATAACATCTCTCCAGAGACGCTCCGCAAAGTGCGTGCACTGAATCAGATTGCAGCAGCCCGTGGTCAGAGCTTGGCCCAATTTGCACTCTCCTGGGTGCTACGGAATGGCAGAGTAACTTCTGCGCTGATTGGTGCAAGTCGTCCTTCCCAGATCGAAGAGAATGTGGCTGCACTCAGCCAATTGGATTTCTCTACAGAGGAATTGGAACGGATTGAATCCATTCTGTCTCCGGAGCCTGATGACAAATAA
- the galE gene encoding UDP-glucose 4-epimerase GalE: MAILVTGGAGYIGSHTVAALLERGEEVVVLDNLQTGHREALLGGKLYEGDLRDKEILAKLFAENSIDAVIHFAANSLVGESMKDPAKYYDNNVFGTLCLLEAMNAANVRRIVFSSTAATYGEPEKVPIEESDRTEPTNVYGETKLMMERMMSWFDKVQDIKYVSLRYFNAAGAHDSGKIGEDHQPESHLIPLVLQTALKQRPHIAVFGDDYATEDGTCIRDYIHVSDLADAHLRAVDYLRKGENSNVFNLGNGTGFSVKQVIETAKKVTGLDIPVVQEPRRAGDPAVLVASSAKARSVLGWNPKWTNLEDVIQSAWSWHQSRPDGYGKN; this comes from the coding sequence ATGGCAATTTTGGTGACAGGTGGAGCAGGGTATATTGGATCTCATACGGTAGCAGCATTGTTGGAACGTGGGGAAGAGGTTGTTGTACTGGATAACTTGCAGACAGGGCATCGTGAGGCGTTGCTCGGCGGTAAGTTGTATGAAGGGGATCTGCGTGACAAAGAAATTCTGGCGAAGCTGTTCGCTGAAAATTCAATCGATGCAGTTATTCACTTTGCGGCCAACTCACTCGTAGGCGAGAGTATGAAAGACCCGGCTAAATATTATGACAACAACGTGTTTGGTACACTCTGTCTCTTGGAAGCGATGAATGCAGCGAACGTACGCCGCATCGTCTTCTCCTCTACAGCAGCTACCTACGGTGAGCCTGAGAAAGTGCCAATCGAAGAAAGTGATCGTACAGAGCCAACCAACGTATATGGCGAAACGAAGCTAATGATGGAACGCATGATGTCATGGTTTGATAAAGTTCAGGATATCAAATACGTTTCCCTGCGTTACTTCAATGCAGCCGGTGCTCATGACAGCGGTAAAATTGGTGAAGATCACCAACCAGAGAGTCACCTGATTCCACTGGTGCTGCAAACGGCTTTGAAACAACGTCCGCACATCGCCGTGTTTGGTGACGACTATGCTACAGAAGACGGAACATGTATCCGCGACTATATCCACGTGAGCGACTTGGCTGATGCGCATCTGCGAGCTGTAGATTATCTTCGCAAAGGTGAGAACAGTAACGTGTTTAACCTGGGTAACGGTACAGGATTCTCAGTGAAACAAGTGATCGAAACAGCTAAAAAAGTAACTGGCCTCGATATCCCGGTTGTACAGGAACCACGTCGTGCAGGTGACCCGGCTGTGCTGGTAGCTTCATCTGCAAAAGCGAGATCCGTCCTGGGCTGGAATCCGAAATGGACCAATCTGGAAGATGTCATTCAAAGCGCTTGGAGCTGGCACCAATCACGTCCTGACGGCTACGGAAAAAACTAG
- a CDS encoding flotillin family protein: protein MENLNLNWDVLLIPIVVVGVILILGLAFWARYKTVGPDEAMIVTGSFLGSKNISDDDSGRKIKIVRGGGAFILPVFQQSEFISLLSHKLDVSTPEVYTEQGVPVIADGVAIIKVGGAVEDVATAAEQFIGKPVEALRSEAQEVLEGHLRAILGTMTVEEVYRNRDRFAQEVQGVAARDLKKMGLQIVSFTIKDVRDKQGYLDALGKPRIAAVKRDAEIAEAEAMRDARIQKANAEEQGQKAELLRDTNIAEAAKEKELKVATFKRDQDTAKAEADQAYHIHEARARQTVVEEEMKVELVRKEREIDLQEKEIVVREKQYDAEVKKKAEADRYAVEQAAEADKAKRMREADAVQYSIETHAKATAEQKRLEGQAMADAELAKGTADAEVIRLRGLAEAEAKEKLAEAFQKFGEAAVLDIIVKMLPELAGKIAEPIASIDKLTVVDTGKGEGATRVSNYVTELMATAPEMLKSVSGIDVEQLIKGLTKTKTPAPVAIQQSEAVTTPSIIDKIVERAGVDE from the coding sequence ATGGAAAATTTGAATTTGAATTGGGATGTATTGTTGATTCCAATAGTTGTGGTTGGTGTCATTCTTATTCTGGGTCTGGCTTTCTGGGCGAGATACAAAACGGTTGGACCGGATGAAGCGATGATCGTTACGGGATCATTCTTGGGAAGCAAAAATATTTCCGATGATGATTCTGGCCGGAAAATTAAAATTGTTCGTGGTGGCGGTGCTTTTATCCTGCCAGTGTTCCAGCAATCCGAGTTTATCTCCTTGTTGTCCCACAAGCTGGATGTCTCCACACCTGAAGTGTACACGGAACAAGGTGTTCCAGTTATTGCTGACGGTGTCGCTATTATCAAGGTTGGGGGCGCTGTAGAGGACGTTGCTACGGCAGCTGAACAATTCATCGGTAAACCTGTAGAAGCGCTGAGAAGCGAAGCACAGGAGGTACTGGAGGGGCATTTGCGGGCCATCCTTGGTACGATGACGGTGGAAGAAGTATATCGGAACCGGGATCGGTTTGCGCAAGAGGTTCAAGGAGTCGCAGCTAGAGATCTGAAGAAAATGGGATTGCAGATTGTCTCATTTACCATTAAGGACGTTCGTGACAAACAGGGCTACCTGGATGCTCTCGGCAAACCGAGAATTGCCGCGGTGAAGCGTGATGCCGAAATTGCTGAAGCGGAAGCGATGCGTGATGCACGGATTCAGAAGGCCAATGCGGAAGAGCAGGGTCAAAAAGCGGAGTTGCTGCGGGATACCAATATCGCTGAGGCAGCCAAAGAGAAAGAACTGAAAGTAGCCACGTTTAAGCGGGATCAGGATACAGCGAAAGCGGAAGCCGATCAGGCGTATCATATTCATGAAGCTCGTGCGAGACAGACCGTGGTGGAAGAAGAAATGAAGGTTGAACTCGTTCGTAAAGAACGTGAGATCGATCTGCAAGAAAAAGAAATCGTCGTACGTGAGAAGCAATATGATGCTGAAGTGAAGAAAAAGGCCGAAGCAGATCGTTATGCGGTGGAGCAGGCGGCTGAAGCGGATAAAGCCAAGAGAATGCGTGAAGCCGATGCGGTACAGTACTCCATCGAAACGCATGCCAAAGCAACTGCTGAACAGAAGCGACTTGAAGGTCAGGCTATGGCGGATGCGGAACTTGCCAAAGGTACAGCGGATGCAGAGGTTATTCGTCTACGTGGTCTTGCGGAAGCAGAAGCGAAGGAAAAACTGGCCGAGGCGTTCCAGAAGTTTGGCGAAGCGGCTGTACTCGATATCATTGTCAAAATGTTGCCTGAACTGGCTGGCAAAATTGCAGAGCCAATTGCATCCATTGATAAACTGACTGTGGTAGATACAGGTAAAGGTGAAGGTGCTACGCGGGTTAGTAACTATGTTACCGAGTTAATGGCGACGGCACCAGAGATGCTCAAGAGCGTATCCGGCATCGATGTAGAACAGCTGATTAAAGGCCTTACCAAGACCAAAACACCTGCGCCGGTTGCCATCCAACAGAGCGAGGCAGTTACAACTCCTTCGATAATCGACAAGATTGTGGAAAGAGCTGGGGTTGACGAGTAA
- a CDS encoding galactokinase → MNVTELKQKFIEKYGESGADIRVFHAPGRVNLIGEHIDYNGGYVLPAALEFGTTLIIRERQDNKLQLASTNMSYEGVLDTSTIGKEKTGEWIDYPVGVMVELQGKGVNVTKGYDFLYHGEIPNGAGLSSSASLEVLTGFAMQSLEGVSDIDTVQLALLSQKAENEFVGVNCGIMDQFAVANGAQDHAILLMCDTLEYEKVPFRTGSYKLVIGNTNKRRGLVDSAYNERRSQCEQALAILKEQLPALNYLAQLTPEQFVTLQDQIKDEKVRQRAQHVVEENARVLASVEALQGNDLETFGKLMNASHESLRDLYEVSCDELDVMVEEAQRIPGTLGARMTGAGFGGCTVSLVHEDDVERFVSEVGAAYEARTSLKGDFYVCGVGDGVKELKEAK, encoded by the coding sequence GTGAACGTAACTGAATTGAAACAAAAGTTTATTGAGAAGTACGGAGAGAGTGGAGCGGACATCCGTGTATTTCATGCCCCTGGGCGTGTGAATCTGATCGGTGAGCACATTGACTATAACGGTGGATACGTGCTCCCGGCAGCACTTGAATTCGGAACAACATTGATTATTCGTGAGCGTCAGGACAACAAGTTGCAACTGGCTTCCACGAACATGTCTTATGAAGGAGTACTGGATACTTCCACCATCGGTAAAGAGAAAACCGGAGAATGGATCGACTATCCTGTGGGTGTCATGGTTGAACTGCAAGGCAAAGGCGTGAATGTAACGAAAGGGTACGACTTCCTGTACCACGGGGAGATTCCGAACGGGGCAGGACTTTCATCGTCTGCATCTCTGGAGGTACTTACCGGATTTGCGATGCAGTCTCTGGAGGGTGTGTCGGATATTGATACGGTTCAACTGGCGCTTCTTTCCCAGAAAGCGGAGAATGAGTTCGTAGGCGTGAACTGCGGAATCATGGATCAGTTTGCTGTCGCAAACGGTGCTCAGGATCATGCGATCCTGCTGATGTGTGACACACTGGAGTATGAAAAGGTTCCTTTCCGAACAGGTTCCTACAAATTGGTCATCGGTAATACGAACAAACGCCGTGGTTTGGTGGATTCGGCTTACAATGAGCGTCGCTCCCAATGCGAGCAGGCACTTGCCATCTTGAAGGAACAGCTGCCTGCACTGAATTACCTGGCTCAATTGACGCCAGAGCAGTTCGTAACGCTACAGGATCAGATCAAGGATGAGAAAGTAAGACAGCGTGCACAGCATGTCGTGGAAGAGAACGCTCGTGTGCTCGCATCGGTAGAAGCATTGCAGGGTAATGATCTGGAAACCTTCGGCAAGCTGATGAACGCTTCTCATGAATCGCTTCGCGACTTGTACGAAGTAAGCTGTGATGAGCTGGACGTTATGGTCGAAGAAGCTCAGCGGATTCCTGGCACGCTCGGTGCTCGGATGACTGGCGCAGGATTTGGCGGTTGTACTGTATCGCTTGTGCATGAAGATGATGTCGAGCGTTTTGTAAGCGAAGTGGGCGCTGCATATGAAGCGCGTACCAGTCTCAAAGGTGATTTTTATGTGTGCGGCGTAGGCGACGGTGTTAAAGAATTGAAGGAGGCGAAGTAA
- a CDS encoding AraC family transcriptional regulator codes for MADTSNSKKDPLASSIDKIQESPSGKSGALSYSVASNPVYYEQGALHVLFAGASQTLPGHALGPKLFDYYLLHYVEKGAGTFRTELHTYELSAGDCFLIHPGQLVSYQSHARNPWQYRWIAFTGSQAAQHAEEAGFRPEKSVFHAGPSCGISDWLSVMQDAFAERKESSHFTSLGTLYMILAEAQNHLSQGQTLIPGESSIRRTVKQMIQYMSTQYAYPVSIEQMSASLGYNRAYLSRIFKQETGLSPVTYLLKLRIDKSRQLLRERPDLSIEQVSASVGLPDALYFSKQFKRFHGEAPSLYREKILSRPPHQGLQKNAQHNKR; via the coding sequence ATGGCAGACACATCCAACTCCAAGAAAGACCCTCTTGCATCTTCTATAGATAAAATACAGGAATCACCTTCCGGTAAAAGTGGAGCGCTCAGTTATTCGGTTGCCTCCAATCCCGTCTATTATGAACAAGGGGCACTGCATGTCCTGTTTGCCGGAGCAAGCCAGACACTTCCCGGTCACGCTCTCGGACCCAAACTCTTTGATTATTATCTGCTGCATTATGTAGAAAAAGGGGCGGGTACGTTCCGTACCGAACTGCACACCTACGAGTTATCCGCAGGTGATTGCTTCCTTATTCATCCCGGGCAACTGGTGAGCTACCAGTCACATGCCCGCAACCCATGGCAATACCGCTGGATCGCCTTCACAGGCAGTCAGGCTGCCCAGCATGCCGAGGAGGCCGGATTCCGCCCGGAGAAGTCCGTTTTTCATGCCGGACCCTCTTGTGGAATTTCCGATTGGCTATCCGTGATGCAGGATGCTTTTGCCGAGCGCAAAGAAAGCTCCCATTTTACATCACTGGGTACGTTATATATGATTCTAGCCGAAGCGCAAAATCACCTTTCACAGGGCCAAACCTTAATTCCAGGTGAATCCTCCATCCGACGTACGGTGAAACAGATGATTCAATATATGTCTACCCAATATGCCTACCCTGTCTCCATTGAACAAATGTCTGCGAGTCTCGGGTACAACCGTGCGTATCTATCCCGTATTTTCAAACAGGAAACCGGGCTTTCGCCAGTCACTTATCTGCTGAAACTGCGGATCGACAAGTCGCGCCAACTCCTAAGGGAACGCCCGGATCTGTCCATCGAACAGGTATCTGCATCGGTGGGACTGCCTGACGCACTATACTTCTCCAAACAGTTCAAACGATTTCATGGTGAAGCGCCCAGCTTGTATCGAGAAAAAATACTGTCCCGCCCGCCACATCAAGGGTTACAGAAGAACGCTCAACACAACAAACGGTAA
- a CDS encoding PRD domain-containing protein has protein sequence MSSLHVAKALNNNVIIAQHPEHGEVVVIGKGIGFNRKTNDIIPLMAVEKMFILRNQQEQEQYKQLLPQVDEALIEIINEVITYIAERTDVPLNEHIHIALTDHISFALKRKEQGIVIQNPFLYETREIYPEEYRMGEYAVRLIKEKMGVDLGMDEIGFVALHIYSAMTNQNISQVREHSQLITDLVSLVSDQLDYSFETESLDYSRLLTHLRFALERVRRGDKVEELHKLDSLLKLEYPEMYSLAWKLTKVMEKRLSLPVYPAEVGYLTIHLQRLYQRKEEENK, from the coding sequence TTGAGTAGCCTGCATGTAGCCAAAGCGCTAAATAATAATGTAATCATTGCACAACATCCTGAACATGGGGAAGTTGTCGTGATTGGTAAAGGCATCGGCTTCAACAGGAAAACCAATGACATTATTCCACTGATGGCTGTAGAGAAGATGTTCATTTTGAGAAACCAGCAAGAGCAAGAGCAGTACAAGCAGCTTCTTCCACAAGTGGATGAAGCGTTGATCGAGATTATTAACGAAGTCATTACGTATATTGCAGAGCGTACGGACGTTCCGCTGAATGAACATATCCATATTGCATTAACCGATCATATTTCTTTCGCGTTAAAACGCAAGGAGCAAGGAATTGTCATACAGAACCCGTTTTTATATGAAACTCGTGAGATCTACCCTGAAGAATATCGGATGGGAGAATACGCTGTTCGTCTGATCAAGGAGAAAATGGGTGTAGATTTGGGGATGGACGAGATTGGTTTTGTTGCCCTTCATATCTATAGCGCAATGACCAACCAGAATATATCCCAGGTACGTGAACATTCACAGCTGATCACCGATTTGGTGAGCCTGGTGTCCGACCAACTCGATTATTCGTTTGAAACGGAATCGCTTGACTACTCCCGTTTGCTGACTCATCTTCGATTCGCACTTGAGCGTGTTCGCCGTGGAGACAAAGTCGAAGAACTTCATAAATTGGATTCGCTGCTTAAATTGGAGTACCCCGAAATGTACTCGCTTGCATGGAAGCTGACCAAAGTGATGGAGAAAAGGCTGAGTCTGCCTGTCTATCCTGCGGAAGTAGGCTATCTGACCATACATCTTCAACGGCTGTATCAGCGGAAAGAAGAAGAGAATAAGTGA
- a CDS encoding MSMEG_1061 family FMN-dependent PPOX-type flavoprotein: MEKQALNIPLITDAEELQSMVGEPHEHVRNKAISFVDSHVQNFVSMSPLFFLSTSDRDGKSDVSPRGDGAGFVKVYDTYRLVYPERPGNRRIDSLLNILSNPGIGMLFLIPGLNEVLRINGTASITKDEEFIASMGWTGKTIGAAVIVDVEESFIHCPRAFKQAGLWSAETWVDSEDLPSTSEMFRAHLEINGLL, translated from the coding sequence TTGGAAAAGCAGGCATTGAATATTCCGTTGATTACAGACGCAGAAGAACTGCAAAGCATGGTGGGTGAACCGCATGAACATGTGCGTAACAAGGCAATCTCATTTGTGGATTCACATGTTCAGAACTTTGTATCCATGTCACCATTATTTTTCCTCTCCACGTCCGATCGTGATGGAAAGAGTGATGTGTCACCACGGGGCGACGGAGCAGGATTCGTAAAAGTATATGATACATACCGGCTCGTCTATCCCGAACGGCCAGGCAATCGGCGGATAGACTCCTTGTTAAACATCTTGTCTAACCCTGGTATCGGAATGCTCTTTTTGATTCCGGGTCTGAATGAAGTGCTGCGCATTAATGGTACAGCGTCCATTACTAAGGATGAAGAATTTATCGCCAGTATGGGCTGGACCGGTAAAACGATTGGTGCGGCTGTCATAGTTGATGTGGAAGAAAGCTTTATCCATTGTCCGCGAGCATTCAAACAAGCTGGATTATGGTCGGCTGAAACATGGGTGGACTCTGAGGATTTGCCTTCCACAAGCGAGATGTTTAGAGCCCATTTGGAGATTAACGGGTTGTTATAA
- a CDS encoding iron-containing alcohol dehydrogenase: protein MRSFQFYNPTRLIFGKGQLEALKTEVPKYGKRVLLVYGGGSIKRSGLYDQVIGLLKEAGAEVTELAGVEPNPRLSTVHKGVDLCKTNNIDLILAVGGGSVLDCSKAIAVGAKYDGDMWDFAQRKAVAQDALPLGTVLTMAATGSEMNSGSVITNQDTQEKLGWGSAYSFPAFSILDPVNTYTVPLDQTVYGMVDMMSHVLEHYFHLDSNTPVQLGFCETILRTVMEAAPRLVEDLENYELRETILYCGTMALNGVLNMGLAGDWATHNIEHAVSAVYDIPHGGGLAILFPHWMKHNLDVNVDRFKRLAINVFEVSPEGKSDRQIAEEGIDALSKFWTSIGAPNRLADYDIDDSQIDVMADKAMLFGPFGNFKKLQREDVVSIYKASL, encoded by the coding sequence ATGAGATCTTTCCAATTCTATAATCCAACCCGACTGATTTTCGGTAAAGGACAACTGGAAGCATTGAAAACAGAGGTACCGAAATACGGTAAACGGGTTCTGCTTGTATATGGTGGCGGCAGTATCAAACGCAGTGGGCTGTACGATCAAGTGATCGGTTTGCTTAAGGAAGCTGGAGCAGAAGTGACTGAACTGGCAGGCGTTGAACCGAACCCGCGTCTTTCTACAGTGCATAAAGGGGTAGACCTCTGCAAAACCAATAACATCGACCTGATTCTCGCTGTAGGTGGCGGTAGTGTACTGGACTGCTCCAAAGCTATTGCTGTAGGTGCTAAATATGATGGCGACATGTGGGATTTTGCTCAGCGTAAGGCTGTTGCACAGGACGCTCTTCCACTTGGTACGGTATTGACGATGGCAGCAACGGGTTCGGAGATGAACTCTGGTTCGGTTATTACAAATCAGGATACACAAGAAAAACTGGGCTGGGGCAGCGCATATTCATTCCCTGCATTCTCCATCCTGGATCCGGTGAATACATACACTGTTCCGCTGGACCAAACGGTATACGGTATGGTTGACATGATGTCCCACGTATTGGAGCATTACTTCCATCTGGATTCCAACACGCCGGTTCAACTCGGCTTCTGTGAGACGATTCTGCGTACCGTAATGGAAGCAGCACCACGTCTGGTTGAAGATCTGGAGAACTATGAACTGCGTGAAACGATTTTGTATTGCGGAACAATGGCACTGAATGGCGTGCTGAATATGGGTCTCGCAGGAGACTGGGCAACACATAATATCGAACACGCGGTATCCGCAGTGTATGATATCCCACATGGTGGCGGACTGGCGATCTTGTTCCCGCACTGGATGAAACATAACCTGGATGTCAATGTGGACCGATTCAAACGTCTCGCGATCAATGTGTTTGAAGTGAGTCCTGAAGGTAAGTCGGACAGACAGATTGCCGAAGAAGGCATTGATGCACTCAGCAAATTCTGGACATCCATTGGTGCTCCTAACCGTTTGGCTGATTATGACATCGATGATAGCCAAATCGACGTTATGGCTGATAAAGCTATGTTGTTCGGCCCATTCGGTAACTTCAAGAAACTGCAACGGGAAGATGTTGTATCCATCTACAAGGCTTCTCTGTAA